A window from Cryobacterium sp. SO1 encodes these proteins:
- the lysA gene encoding diaminopimelate decarboxylase — protein MAHNPLAPEWLSSPADANTLDAQLWPSSAQRSDTGAITIGGVSAPDLAARFGTPLYVIDETDARTRAAELRAAFDTEFARIGTTVKVYYAAKAFLSTEVARWMVDAGLNVDVCSGGELAVALAAGVAPARIGFHGNNKSLTEIDDATRVGVGTIILDSPIEIVRVAEAATRNGVVQNVRLRVNSGVHAHTHEFLATSHEDQKFGVVFEDAPALVAAIRAEPSLNFLGLHCHIGSQIFGVDGFAESASRLLSLHAELLTDGPVPELNLGGGFGIAYTSADDPSPITDLAAGLADIVAAECARRGIPLPVIAIEPGRVIIGPAGVTLYEVGTIKPVRIGENTRLYVSIDGGMSDNARPALYGAEFSVRLADRVTDAAPALVRIAGKHCESGDIVVDADYLPGDVAPGDLVMVPATGAYCWSLASNYNYLGRPAVVAVVDGEARVIVRGETIDDLLARDVGVSTRSTDEMKETTR, from the coding sequence GTGGCCCATAACCCACTCGCCCCCGAGTGGCTCAGCTCCCCAGCTGATGCCAACACGCTCGACGCCCAACTCTGGCCGTCCTCGGCGCAGCGCTCCGACACCGGCGCGATCACCATCGGCGGCGTCAGCGCCCCCGACCTCGCGGCGCGATTCGGCACCCCGCTCTACGTCATCGACGAGACGGATGCCCGCACCCGCGCCGCCGAGCTCCGCGCCGCGTTCGACACCGAGTTCGCCCGCATCGGCACCACCGTCAAGGTGTACTACGCCGCCAAGGCCTTCCTCTCCACCGAGGTCGCCCGCTGGATGGTCGACGCCGGCCTGAACGTCGATGTCTGCAGCGGCGGCGAACTCGCCGTGGCCCTGGCCGCCGGAGTCGCTCCCGCGCGGATCGGCTTTCACGGCAACAACAAGTCGCTCACCGAGATCGACGACGCCACCCGGGTCGGCGTCGGCACGATCATCCTCGACAGCCCGATCGAGATCGTGCGCGTCGCCGAAGCGGCCACGCGCAACGGCGTCGTGCAGAACGTGCGCCTGCGGGTGAACAGCGGTGTGCACGCGCACACCCACGAGTTCCTGGCCACCTCGCACGAAGACCAGAAGTTCGGGGTGGTCTTCGAGGACGCCCCGGCCCTGGTCGCCGCGATCCGCGCAGAACCCAGCCTCAACTTCCTCGGCCTGCACTGCCACATCGGCTCGCAGATCTTCGGCGTTGACGGTTTCGCCGAATCGGCCTCGCGCCTGCTCAGCCTGCACGCCGAGCTGCTCACCGACGGCCCGGTGCCCGAACTCAACCTCGGCGGCGGCTTCGGCATCGCCTACACCAGCGCCGACGACCCCAGCCCGATCACCGACCTGGCCGCCGGCCTGGCCGACATCGTCGCCGCGGAGTGCGCGCGCCGCGGCATCCCGCTGCCCGTGATCGCCATCGAACCGGGCCGGGTCATCATCGGACCGGCCGGCGTGACGCTCTATGAAGTGGGCACCATCAAGCCCGTGCGGATCGGCGAGAACACCCGGCTCTACGTGAGCATCGACGGCGGCATGAGCGACAACGCCCGGCCCGCGCTCTACGGCGCCGAGTTCTCGGTGCGCCTGGCCGACAGGGTCACGGATGCCGCGCCCGCCCTGGTGCGCATCGCCGGCAAGCACTGCGAAAGCGGTGACATCGTCGTGGACGCCGACTACCTGCCCGGCGATGTGGCCCCGGGCGACCTCGTGATGGTGCCGGCCACCGGCGCCTACTGCTGGTCGTTGGCCAGCAACTACAACTATCTAGGACGGCCCGCTGTTGTGGCGGTCGTCGACGGCGAAGCCAGGGTCATCGTGCGCGGGGAGACGATCGACGATTTGCTGGCAAGGGACGTGGGGGTCTCGACAAGATCGACCGACGAAATGAAGGAAACAACCCGATGA
- a CDS encoding homoserine dehydrogenase, producing the protein MIEYRNLRVALLGGGSVGAQVARLLLEHSDELANRVGASLELVGILVRDLDAPRTVDLPRELLTTDADSLILGADIVIELMGGIEPARSYILTAINSGADVVTANKALLAQHGAELFEAADQVGAQLNYEAAVAGAIPIVRPLRDSLAGDTVNRILGIVNGTTNFILDRMDTAGDTLEEALATATALGYAEADPTADIEGYDAAQKAALLASLAFHTNVPLEKVHREGITQVTSQQIESARKAGYVVKLLAICERLTDPETGEQGVSARVYPAMVHRGHPLAAVHGANNAVFVEAEAAGPLMFYGAGAGGVQTASAVLGDLVSVARRHVMGGPGYAASSHADLPVLDIGKVTTRYAVTLEVTDEPGVLATIAGVFSKNKVSLAQVEQSMTLETPGTTSHEPVSGTATLVIGTHEATEAALAATVSDLAANSVVTNVASVLRVEGV; encoded by the coding sequence ATGATCGAATACCGCAATCTGCGAGTCGCCCTGCTCGGCGGTGGTTCGGTCGGTGCCCAGGTGGCCCGCCTGCTGCTCGAGCACAGCGACGAGCTCGCCAACCGGGTGGGCGCGAGCCTCGAGCTCGTCGGCATTCTGGTGCGCGACCTCGACGCCCCGCGTACCGTCGACCTGCCCCGCGAGCTGCTCACCACCGACGCCGACTCGTTGATCCTCGGCGCCGACATCGTCATCGAACTGATGGGCGGCATCGAGCCGGCCCGCAGCTACATCCTCACAGCGATCAACTCGGGCGCCGACGTCGTGACCGCCAACAAGGCGCTGCTCGCCCAGCACGGCGCCGAGCTGTTCGAAGCCGCCGACCAGGTGGGCGCCCAGCTCAACTACGAGGCCGCCGTGGCCGGCGCGATCCCCATCGTGCGCCCCCTGCGCGACAGCCTCGCCGGTGACACCGTCAACCGCATCCTCGGCATCGTCAACGGCACCACCAACTTCATCCTCGACCGGATGGACACCGCCGGCGATACCCTCGAAGAGGCCCTCGCCACCGCCACCGCGCTCGGTTACGCCGAAGCCGACCCCACCGCCGACATCGAAGGCTACGACGCCGCGCAGAAGGCCGCCCTGCTGGCCAGCCTGGCGTTCCACACCAACGTTCCGCTCGAGAAGGTGCACCGGGAGGGCATCACCCAGGTCACCTCGCAGCAGATCGAGTCTGCGCGTAAGGCCGGTTACGTCGTCAAGCTGCTCGCCATCTGCGAACGCCTCACCGACCCCGAGACGGGCGAACAGGGCGTGTCGGCCCGGGTCTACCCGGCCATGGTGCACCGCGGACACCCGCTCGCCGCCGTGCACGGTGCAAACAACGCCGTCTTCGTCGAGGCCGAGGCCGCCGGACCGCTGATGTTCTACGGCGCCGGAGCCGGGGGAGTGCAGACCGCCTCCGCCGTACTCGGCGACCTGGTTTCGGTGGCCCGCCGGCACGTCATGGGCGGGCCCGGCTACGCGGCCTCCAGCCACGCCGACCTGCCGGTGCTCGACATCGGCAAGGTCACCACTCGCTACGCCGTGACGCTCGAGGTGACGGATGAGCCGGGCGTGCTGGCCACGATCGCCGGAGTGTTCAGCAAAAACAAGGTTTCGCTCGCGCAGGTCGAACAGTCCATGACGCTCGAAACGCCCGGAACCACCAGTCACGAGCCCGTGTCGGGCACAGCTACCCTAGTCATTGGAACGCACGAGGCCACGGAGGCTGCGCTTGCCGCGACCGTGAGCGACCTTGCCGCCAACAGTGTCGTCACCAATGTCGCATCCGTTTTGAGAGTTGAAGGAGTCTGA
- the thrC gene encoding threonine synthase, with amino-acid sequence MSSEETGQQQLVKTQSRQWRGVLREYADRLNITDATPIITLGEGGTPLIPAAALSARTGAKVWVKYEGMNPTGSFKDRGMTMAISKAVEDGAKAVICASTGNTSASAAAYATHAGIKAVVLVPEGKIAMGKLSQAIAHNAQLLQVQGNFDDCLDIARDLAKNYPVHLVNSVNPDRIEGQKTAAFEVVEVLEDAPDFHIVPVGNAGNYTAYFRGYSEELARGATTKLPRMFGFQAAGSAPIVLGHRVENPETIASAIRIGNPASWDLALNAREVSDGYFGAISDEKILEAYRILSAEVGIFVEPASAISVAGLLERADADEIPAGATVVLTVTGHGLKDPQWALRTADGSDVKPTIVPVDTAVIAELLGLGQK; translated from the coding sequence ATGTCCAGCGAAGAGACCGGTCAGCAGCAGTTGGTCAAGACCCAGTCCCGTCAGTGGCGCGGTGTGCTGCGCGAGTACGCCGACCGGCTGAACATCACAGACGCCACCCCGATCATCACCCTCGGCGAGGGCGGCACGCCGTTGATCCCCGCCGCCGCGCTGTCCGCGCGCACCGGCGCCAAGGTCTGGGTCAAGTACGAGGGCATGAACCCCACCGGGTCGTTCAAGGACCGCGGCATGACGATGGCGATCTCCAAGGCCGTCGAAGACGGCGCCAAGGCCGTCATCTGCGCCTCCACCGGCAACACTTCCGCATCCGCCGCCGCCTACGCCACCCATGCCGGCATCAAGGCCGTCGTGCTGGTGCCTGAGGGCAAGATCGCCATGGGCAAGCTCAGCCAGGCCATCGCGCACAACGCGCAGCTGCTGCAGGTGCAGGGCAACTTCGACGACTGCCTCGACATCGCCCGGGACCTCGCCAAGAACTACCCGGTGCACCTGGTCAACTCGGTCAACCCCGACCGTATCGAGGGCCAGAAGACGGCCGCGTTCGAGGTCGTCGAGGTGCTCGAAGATGCGCCGGACTTCCACATCGTCCCGGTCGGCAACGCGGGAAACTACACCGCGTACTTCCGCGGCTACAGCGAAGAACTCGCTCGCGGCGCCACCACGAAACTGCCCCGGATGTTCGGCTTCCAGGCCGCCGGCAGCGCCCCGATCGTGCTCGGTCACCGGGTGGAGAACCCGGAGACCATCGCCAGCGCCATCCGCATCGGCAACCCGGCCTCCTGGGACCTCGCGCTGAACGCCCGTGAGGTGAGCGACGGTTACTTCGGCGCTATCAGCGACGAGAAGATCCTCGAGGCCTACCGCATCCTCTCCGCCGAGGTGGGCATCTTCGTGGAGCCCGCCTCCGCGATCAGTGTCGCCGGCCTGCTCGAACGCGCCGACGCCGACGAAATCCCCGCCGGCGCCACGGTGGTACTCACCGTCACCGGCCACGGCCTGAAGGACCCGCAGTGGGCACTTCGCACCGCGGACGGCAGCGACGTGAAGCCCACGATCGTACCCGTCGACACCGCCGTGATCGCCGAGCTGCTGGGTCTGGGCCAGAAATGA
- the thrB gene encoding homoserine kinase: protein MTTALPVVGRNALAGRSVVVKVPATTANLGPGFDTLGLALAHYDHLQVEVQDEPGVVVEVHGIGAGEVPTDETNLVVRAIAHTFAAYGILLPGLKLVAENVIPHGRGMGSSGAAIVSGIMAAKGLLEGIVEIDSDALLVLATEMEGHPDNVAPALFGGLTIAWMTPEGPKHKKLMVHRGVSPLVFVPVHAMSTALARSLQPESVPHEDAVFNLSRSALLIAALIQSPELLLAATEDKLHQSYRAAAMPETNRLITLLREHGLAAVVSGAGPSILVLASDPGQRLVAAELVAQISETPWQTLMLAVDFKGATVIRTDA from the coding sequence ATGACCACGGCGCTCCCCGTAGTGGGACGCAACGCGCTGGCCGGCCGCTCGGTCGTCGTGAAGGTTCCGGCCACCACGGCGAACCTCGGCCCGGGATTCGACACCCTGGGGCTGGCCCTCGCGCACTACGACCACCTGCAGGTGGAAGTACAGGACGAACCCGGTGTGGTCGTCGAGGTGCACGGCATCGGCGCCGGCGAGGTGCCCACGGACGAGACCAACCTCGTGGTGCGCGCCATCGCGCACACCTTCGCCGCCTACGGAATCCTGTTGCCGGGGCTCAAGCTGGTCGCAGAGAACGTGATCCCGCACGGCCGCGGCATGGGCTCATCCGGTGCCGCGATCGTCTCGGGCATCATGGCCGCAAAGGGCCTGCTTGAGGGAATCGTCGAGATCGACTCCGATGCGCTTCTGGTGCTCGCCACCGAGATGGAGGGGCACCCGGACAACGTGGCGCCAGCCCTGTTCGGCGGCCTGACCATCGCGTGGATGACCCCGGAGGGGCCCAAGCACAAGAAGCTGATGGTGCACCGCGGCGTCTCTCCGCTGGTCTTCGTGCCCGTGCACGCCATGTCCACGGCCCTGGCCCGCAGCCTGCAGCCCGAATCGGTGCCGCACGAGGACGCCGTCTTCAACCTGTCCCGCTCCGCACTGCTGATCGCCGCGCTCATCCAGAGCCCGGAGCTGCTGCTCGCCGCCACCGAGGACAAGCTGCATCAGAGCTACCGCGCCGCGGCCATGCCGGAGACCAACCGGCTGATCACCCTGCTGCGCGAGCACGGCTTGGCGGCCGTGGTCTCCGGTGCAGGCCCCTCGATCCTGGTGCTCGCCAGCGACCCCGGGCAGCGCCTGGTGGCCGCCGAGCTGGTGGCCCAGATCAGCGAGACGCCCTGGCAGACGCTGATGCTGGCCGTCGATTTCAAGGGCGCCACCGTCATCCGTACCGACGCCTGA
- the rho gene encoding transcription termination factor Rho — translation MTNVNLHANGVDISRLTTLRVAELQALAGELGIQGASKLRKGELVDAITANQSHTTEAAAPADAPVEAAPVDAAPASVTEAPVEAPAEAAPKKRVSRRVSTATSAPAVAHVNADGDLGLGLIIPEAAKTRKTTAPTTYAGATDNIVADALVVEKPVRQARKRASTATITEAAIAEAVATANAAEAAAPVADAAAPVAEHVTEQTGNGRNRRGNGRTENRTDSRTESRTESRNNGGRNGGNNRNNNAATARNAFDARSLIDAQNAEDGYEAPADTTDAAPAEAESAEAVSAESTESRIQRPEGVVRAERSERGGRQRNQRGGRAERTEQTEQTEQVEPAEQVEATEQADTSSTEQTDEQSEQSDQPRQGRSRNRSRGGDRNQNQQGDRNQGDRAQGDRAPQADDRGAERGDDRQANQRQAGNRGQGQDRQQDRQNDRAQSDRAQQERQGQDRNQGLDRNSGPEDELNGRNNRSRFRDRKRRGATTNDDFEPELTDDDVLIPVAGILDVLDNYAFVRTSGYLPGASDVYVSLGQVKKYNLRKGDAVVGSIRQPHEGDQSGRQKYNAIVKVDSINGLTVEEAATRVEFQKLTPLYPQERLRLETEPGKLTQRIIDLVAPIGKGQRGLIVAPPKAGKTIVMQQIANAIATNNPEVHLMVVLVDERPEEVTDMQRTVKGEVIASTFDRPAEDHTTVAELAIERAKRLVELGHDVVVLLDSITRLGRAYNLTAPPSGRILSGGVDASALYPPKRFFGAARNIENGGSLTILASALVETGSKMDEVIFEEFKGTGNMELRLSRHLADKRIFPAVDVNASGTRREEMLMSADEVKITWKLRRALAGLEQQQALEVILGRLKETSSNVEFLMQVQKSMPTPNGSDKDH, via the coding sequence GTGACCAACGTCAACCTCCACGCCAACGGCGTGGACATCTCACGCCTGACCACCCTTCGAGTCGCCGAGCTTCAGGCTCTGGCGGGCGAACTGGGTATCCAGGGCGCATCCAAACTTCGTAAAGGAGAGCTCGTGGACGCAATCACCGCGAACCAGTCCCACACGACCGAGGCTGCGGCACCCGCCGACGCACCCGTAGAGGCTGCCCCCGTCGATGCCGCCCCCGCAAGTGTCACCGAGGCACCTGTCGAGGCGCCGGCCGAGGCCGCACCCAAGAAGCGGGTCTCCCGCCGGGTCTCGACGGCGACGTCGGCACCCGCCGTCGCCCACGTCAACGCCGACGGCGACCTGGGCCTCGGCCTGATCATCCCGGAGGCCGCGAAGACTCGCAAGACCACGGCCCCCACCACCTACGCCGGCGCCACCGACAACATCGTTGCTGACGCCCTTGTCGTTGAGAAGCCGGTTCGCCAGGCGCGCAAGCGCGCCAGCACCGCCACGATCACCGAGGCCGCCATCGCCGAGGCCGTCGCCACCGCGAACGCCGCGGAGGCTGCCGCCCCGGTCGCCGACGCTGCTGCCCCGGTCGCCGAGCACGTCACGGAGCAGACCGGAAACGGCCGCAACCGTCGCGGCAACGGCCGCACCGAGAACCGCACCGACTCGCGCACGGAGAGCCGCACCGAGTCGCGCAACAACGGTGGCCGCAACGGCGGCAACAACCGCAACAACAACGCTGCCACCGCCCGCAACGCCTTCGACGCGCGCAGCCTGATCGACGCCCAGAACGCCGAAGACGGCTACGAGGCCCCGGCCGACACGACCGACGCCGCACCCGCAGAGGCCGAGTCCGCTGAGGCCGTCAGCGCCGAGAGCACCGAGTCGCGCATCCAGCGTCCGGAGGGCGTGGTTCGTGCCGAGCGCTCCGAGCGCGGCGGACGCCAGCGCAACCAGCGCGGTGGCCGTGCCGAGCGCACCGAGCAGACCGAACAGACCGAGCAGGTTGAGCCGGCCGAACAGGTCGAAGCGACCGAGCAGGCCGACACCAGCTCCACCGAGCAGACCGACGAGCAGTCCGAGCAGTCGGACCAACCCCGTCAGGGACGCAGCCGCAACCGCAGCCGCGGCGGCGACCGCAACCAGAACCAGCAGGGCGACCGCAACCAGGGCGACCGTGCCCAGGGTGACCGTGCTCCGCAGGCGGATGACCGTGGCGCCGAGCGCGGCGACGACCGTCAGGCCAACCAGCGCCAGGCCGGCAACCGCGGCCAGGGCCAGGACCGCCAGCAGGACCGCCAGAACGACCGTGCGCAGAGCGACCGCGCCCAGCAGGAGCGTCAGGGCCAGGACCGCAACCAGGGCCTTGACCGCAACTCCGGTCCCGAGGACGAGCTGAACGGCCGCAACAACCGCAGCCGTTTCCGTGACCGCAAGCGTCGCGGCGCCACCACCAACGACGACTTCGAGCCCGAGCTGACCGACGATGACGTGCTCATCCCGGTCGCCGGCATCCTGGACGTTCTCGACAACTACGCGTTCGTGCGCACCTCCGGCTACCTGCCCGGCGCCAGCGACGTCTACGTCTCGCTCGGCCAGGTCAAGAAGTACAACCTGCGCAAGGGTGACGCCGTCGTCGGCTCGATCCGTCAGCCGCACGAGGGTGACCAGAGCGGCCGCCAGAAGTACAACGCGATCGTCAAGGTCGACTCCATCAACGGTCTGACCGTCGAGGAAGCCGCCACCCGCGTCGAATTCCAGAAGCTCACGCCGCTCTACCCGCAGGAGCGCCTGCGCCTCGAGACCGAGCCGGGCAAGCTGACCCAGCGCATCATCGACCTCGTCGCCCCGATCGGCAAGGGCCAGCGCGGCCTGATCGTCGCACCGCCCAAGGCCGGCAAGACCATCGTCATGCAGCAGATCGCCAACGCCATCGCCACGAACAACCCCGAGGTCCACCTCATGGTCGTCCTGGTTGACGAGCGCCCCGAAGAGGTCACCGACATGCAGCGCACGGTGAAGGGTGAGGTCATCGCCTCCACCTTCGACCGCCCCGCCGAGGACCACACCACGGTCGCCGAGCTGGCCATCGAGCGCGCCAAGCGCCTGGTGGAGCTGGGCCACGACGTCGTCGTGCTGCTCGACTCGATCACCCGCCTGGGCCGCGCCTACAACCTGACCGCCCCGCCGAGCGGCCGGATCCTCTCCGGTGGTGTCGACGCCTCCGCGCTGTACCCGCCCAAGCGGTTCTTCGGTGCTGCCCGCAACATCGAGAACGGTGGCTCGCTCACCATCCTCGCCTCCGCACTGGTGGAGACCGGGTCCAAGATGGACGAGGTGATCTTCGAGGAGTTCAAGGGCACCGGCAACATGGAGCTGCGCCTGTCGCGCCACCTGGCTGACAAGCGGATCTTCCCGGCCGTCGACGTCAACGCATCCGGCACCCGCCGCGAAGAAATGCTGATGAGCGCCGATGAGGTCAAGATCACCTGGAAGCTGCGCCGCGCCCTCGCCGGACTCGAGCAGCAGCAGGCGCTCGAGGTCATCCTGGGCCGCCTGAAGGAGACGTCGTCCAACGTCGAGTTCCTGATGCAGGTTCAGAAGTCGATGCCGACCCCGAACGGGTCAGACAAGGATCACTGA
- the prfA gene encoding peptide chain release factor 1, which translates to MFESVLTLQAEHDELQSQLADPELHANPARSKKVNRRYAELSRIIAAWVEWKEIGDNLEAARELADEDDSFAEEIPGLVDQLEAAAEKLRRLLIPRDPLDARDVIMEIKMGEGGAESALFAADLLRMYLHYAESKRWKTEIIEQTTSDLGGIKDIQLAIKGNSADPAEGVWAHLKYEGGVHRVQRVPATESQGRIHTSAAGVLVFPEVDEPEEVELHPNDLKIDVYRSSGPGGQSVNTTDSAVRITHLPTGIVVAMQNEKSQLQNKEAGMRVLRARVLARQQEEIDEAASLVRKGQIRTMDRSERIRTYNFPENRIADHRTGYKAYNLDTVMNGALDAVIDSCITADEATRLAEIGDHD; encoded by the coding sequence ATGTTCGAGTCTGTCCTGACTCTGCAGGCTGAGCACGACGAGCTGCAGTCCCAGCTGGCGGACCCGGAGTTGCACGCCAACCCCGCCCGTTCCAAGAAGGTCAACCGCCGTTACGCCGAGCTCAGCCGCATCATCGCAGCGTGGGTCGAGTGGAAAGAGATTGGCGACAACCTCGAAGCAGCTCGGGAACTCGCCGACGAGGACGACTCGTTCGCGGAAGAGATCCCGGGGCTCGTGGACCAGCTGGAGGCCGCAGCCGAAAAGCTGCGGCGCCTGCTGATCCCGCGTGACCCGCTGGACGCCCGCGACGTGATCATGGAGATCAAGATGGGGGAGGGCGGTGCGGAATCCGCACTGTTCGCCGCGGACCTCCTGCGCATGTACCTGCACTACGCGGAGTCCAAGCGCTGGAAGACCGAGATCATCGAGCAGACCACGAGCGACCTCGGCGGCATCAAAGACATCCAGCTGGCCATCAAGGGCAACTCGGCCGACCCCGCCGAAGGCGTCTGGGCGCACCTCAAGTACGAGGGTGGTGTGCACCGCGTCCAGCGGGTGCCGGCCACCGAGTCGCAGGGACGCATCCACACCTCGGCGGCTGGCGTTCTCGTTTTCCCCGAGGTCGATGAGCCCGAAGAGGTCGAGCTGCACCCGAACGACCTCAAGATCGACGTGTACCGCTCCAGCGGCCCCGGTGGCCAGTCGGTCAACACCACCGACTCCGCCGTGCGCATCACCCACCTCCCCACCGGGATCGTGGTGGCCATGCAGAACGAGAAGAGCCAGCTGCAGAACAAGGAAGCGGGTATGCGGGTCCTCCGCGCCCGCGTCCTTGCCCGGCAGCAGGAAGAGATCGACGAGGCCGCCTCGCTGGTGCGCAAGGGCCAGATCCGCACCATGGACCGGTCGGAGCGCATCCGCACGTACAACTTCCCGGAGAACCGGATCGCGGACCACCGCACCGGCTACAAGGCGTACAACCTGGACACCGTGATGAACGGAGCCCTGGATGCCGTCATCGACTCGTGCATCACCGCCGACGAGGCCACCCGCCTCGCTGAGATCGGTGACCACGACTAG